The DNA window GGATAACATATTTTTTCTGTATGTCGTGCATTTAGCTGTGGATTATCTTGAATAATTGTATTTTTACCAACTAAAACTGCATCCACTCGACCTCTCAGATCGTGAACCAACATCCGTGATTCCTCTGAACTAATCCATTTTGAATCATAATTGGCGCATGCAATTTTTCCATCCAGCGTTATTGCTGCTTTAAGATACACAAACGGTCGCTTCTGGGTAATGTACATAAAAAAATGTCTGTTTAACTCCTTTCCCTCTTTTTCAAGAACACCTTGCGCAACTTCAATACCTCCAGAACGAAGTATCTCAATACCCTTACCATTCACCAATGGATTCGGGTCACCTGTACTAATTACCACTCTATCAACTTTAGCTTCAAGTAAAGCACTCACACATGGTGGTGTTCGTCCATAATGAGAGCAAGGTTCAAGATTAACATACAATGTTGCCCCAGCAGCAGAGTTACCATTTTTCTCACAATCTCGCAACGCTTCAACTTCTGCATGCGCTTGCCCAGCTTTGTGGTGATATCCTTCTCCTATGACTTTTCCATCTTTGACAATTACACAGCCAACATAAGGATTCGGAGAAGGTGTGCCTTGACGTGCTAATTCAAACACCTGCTGCATATACTCTTCATCTAATTTCATAGTAAAAGTCATAGTTAAAATAATAACCAGAAAAAGAAAAATCTATTTTCCCAACAATTCTAAACAAGCTAACATTGCTTCTGTGCCTTTATCAGTTCGTTTCTTTGCTTGACGAAAACTCATTTTAGGGCCTGTCACACCCAGTGAGACCGGCTTGTTATATTGTAACGATAAATCTGCAATCTTGCTTGCAACAGTATATGCAATTAATTTATCGTGATCAGTATCACCTTCGATAAGAGCTCCTAGTGTTACAACACCAGCGATATCTTTTCGCATCAACAATTGTTTCGAACCAAACATTATCTCCCAACTGCCTGGCACTTTCATAACTTCTGTTTGCACATTATGTTCAGTTGCAGTTTTAAGAGCTGAGTCAAGCATCTTACTGGTAATCTCATCCCAATACCACTGTGATACCACAATCCCGATTTTAATGGATGTTGGTTCTTTAAGTTGTACTTTTGATTTTAATTCAGTTTGTAATCTCATTTTATTTCTCCCGCATCTCTATATCCTTGTCTCTTCCCTTTCCCTGCATTCTTTCTTAACGCTTCTTTTCCTTCCAACATTTCCAATGCATTCAATGTATGTTTCTTGACGCGATCAACACAAATCTCTTTTT is part of the Candidatus Woesearchaeota archaeon genome and encodes:
- the ribD gene encoding bifunctional diaminohydroxyphosphoribosylaminopyrimidine deaminase/5-amino-6-(5-phosphoribosylamino)uracil reductase RibD, producing the protein MKLDEEYMQQVFELARQGTPSPNPYVGCVIVKDGKVIGEGYHHKAGQAHAEVEALRDCEKNGNSAAGATLYVNLEPCSHYGRTPPCVSALLEAKVDRVVISTGDPNPLVNGKGIEILRSGGIEVAQGVLEKEGKELNRHFFMYITQKRPFVYLKAAITLDGKIACANYDSKWISSEESRMLVHDLRGRVDAVLVGKNTIIQDNPQLNARHTEKICYPTRIILDSNDSLDDGFTVFQEEGETLVLTTKESIKRNRIVCEKNEGKVNLHDALTKLTAKGISSILVEGGSEVFGSFITEKLVDEFWLFIAPTILGDEKAIPLMNGFSPLSINDGIKFNFTSLQQSGKDIFVKGVFAR
- the ribH gene encoding 6,7-dimethyl-8-ribityllumazine synthase; its protein translation is MRLQTELKSKVQLKEPTSIKIGIVVSQWYWDEITSKMLDSALKTATEHNVQTEVMKVPGSWEIMFGSKQLLMRKDIAGVVTLGALIEGDTDHDKLIAYTVASKIADLSLQYNKPVSLGVTGPKMSFRQAKKRTDKGTEAMLACLELLGK